The proteins below come from a single Xiphophorus hellerii strain 12219 chromosome 14, Xiphophorus_hellerii-4.1, whole genome shotgun sequence genomic window:
- the LOC116732394 gene encoding uncharacterized protein DDB_G0292642-like isoform X2, whose product MSCGHAVTPDSLTQWCRIQLDEGNHKFRCPAVVEGTKLCNKLWSYQEVRRLADLSVDEMEYFEQKMASLSVSEYCEVQSCPKCKTTVERKDLSNLCVQCVICTADQKKTYQFCWQCQKEWKGSGPRSDRCSNDGCINRDLQLLQTCKDISLPEVEGVTSCPSIRACPVCGMKVEHNRMYCKNVTCPRCRLTFCFVCLKPKSECCQSSSPYRICPGGVAPRQSHIPVWKK is encoded by the exons ATGTCCTGTGGCCATGCGGTCACTCCTGATTCCCTGACCCAGTGGTGTCGCATCCAGCTGGACGAG ggTAACCATAAATTCAGATGTCCTGCGGTGGTGGAGGGAACCAAGCTGTGCAACAAGCTGTGGTCGTACCAGGAGGTGCGCAGACTGGCTGACCTGAGCGTTGATGAAATGGAGTATTTCGAGCAGAAAATGGCCTCCCTGTCCGTCTCAGAGTACTGCGAGGTTCAGTCG TGTCCAAAATGTAAAACCACCGTGGAGAGGAAGGATCTGTCCAACCTGTGTGTCCAGTGTGTCATTTGCACCGCGGACCAGAAGAAGACCTACCAGTTCTGCTGGCAGTGTCAGAAGGAGTGGAAAGGCTCGGGGCCCCGGTCGGATCGCTGCAGCAACGACGGCTGCATCAACAGGGAcctgcagctcctgcagacCTGCAAGGACATCAGCCTGCCCGAAGTGGAGGGCGTCACCAGCTGCCCCTCCATCCGGGCCTGTCCCGTCTGCGGCATGAAGGTGGAGCACAACCGGATGTACTGTAAAAACGTGACGTGTCCTCGCTGTCGCTTGACGTTCTGCTTCGTTTGCCTGAAACCGAAGAGCGAGTGCTGCCAGAGCAGCTCACCGTACAGGATCTGTCCCGGCGGCGTGGCGCCGAGGCAGAGCCACATCCCCGTGTGGAAGAAGTGA
- the LOC116732394 gene encoding uncharacterized protein DDB_G0292642-like isoform X1 has product MSIQEQDSPEKKYDPLDKTLKFVNRGDDLDPVSSDFNSLRAEMSCGHAVTPDSLTQWCRIQLDEGNHKFRCPAVVEGTKLCNKLWSYQEVRRLADLSVDEMEYFEQKMASLSVSEYCEVQSCPKCKTTVERKDLSNLCVQCVICTADQKKTYQFCWQCQKEWKGSGPRSDRCSNDGCINRDLQLLQTCKDISLPEVEGVTSCPSIRACPVCGMKVEHNRMYCKNVTCPRCRLTFCFVCLKPKSECCQSSSPYRICPGGVAPRQSHIPVWKK; this is encoded by the exons ATGAGCATTCAGGAGCAGGACTCACCGGAGAAGAAATACGACCCACTTGACAAAACTCTGAAGTTCGTGAACAGGGGAGATGACTTGGATCCAGTGT CTTCTGATTTTAATTCTCTCAGAGCTGAAATGTCCTGTGGCCATGCGGTCACTCCTGATTCCCTGACCCAGTGGTGTCGCATCCAGCTGGACGAG ggTAACCATAAATTCAGATGTCCTGCGGTGGTGGAGGGAACCAAGCTGTGCAACAAGCTGTGGTCGTACCAGGAGGTGCGCAGACTGGCTGACCTGAGCGTTGATGAAATGGAGTATTTCGAGCAGAAAATGGCCTCCCTGTCCGTCTCAGAGTACTGCGAGGTTCAGTCG TGTCCAAAATGTAAAACCACCGTGGAGAGGAAGGATCTGTCCAACCTGTGTGTCCAGTGTGTCATTTGCACCGCGGACCAGAAGAAGACCTACCAGTTCTGCTGGCAGTGTCAGAAGGAGTGGAAAGGCTCGGGGCCCCGGTCGGATCGCTGCAGCAACGACGGCTGCATCAACAGGGAcctgcagctcctgcagacCTGCAAGGACATCAGCCTGCCCGAAGTGGAGGGCGTCACCAGCTGCCCCTCCATCCGGGCCTGTCCCGTCTGCGGCATGAAGGTGGAGCACAACCGGATGTACTGTAAAAACGTGACGTGTCCTCGCTGTCGCTTGACGTTCTGCTTCGTTTGCCTGAAACCGAAGAGCGAGTGCTGCCAGAGCAGCTCACCGTACAGGATCTGTCCCGGCGGCGTGGCGCCGAGGCAGAGCCACATCCCCGTGTGGAAGAAGTGA